The following proteins are encoded in a genomic region of Paenibacillus sp. FSL R7-0273:
- a CDS encoding LCP family protein, translating to MEARSKRKKAQRSTTRSRKVLISTAAVLGTCLIAGAVYAGTLYFKAERALDRISASGTAPGETAGPASPAPAATADAQPASAEETNKPLTFLLAGVDNRSGSGGTMNTDVIMPVVYEPATRRLSILSIPRDLKLTSSELGTHKANYYYAYYYAHNKGEDLQKTREFYGSLLQMDIDHMILVNFAAFSSIVDELGGLDIDVPMDMRYVDNADGTNINLKKGMQHLNGKEVLDFVRYRKSNRGTAESSDFSRNERQQEVLNLILDKLDSVSGITKWGEIIDILGDNIRTDIDKDQLVSWILNYKTMKPATSELITLESQWKSPYVYANEEDLLEKLEKLRGPLDLPALDNRQLLHDFGILK from the coding sequence ATGGAAGCACGAAGCAAGAGAAAGAAAGCGCAGCGCAGCACAACCCGCAGCCGCAAGGTGTTGATCAGCACGGCTGCAGTACTCGGCACATGCCTGATTGCCGGCGCTGTATATGCCGGAACATTGTATTTTAAGGCAGAACGGGCGCTGGACCGGATTTCGGCATCGGGAACAGCCCCTGGTGAAACAGCTGGTCCTGCATCCCCTGCTCCGGCAGCTACGGCGGATGCACAGCCTGCTTCGGCGGAGGAGACGAACAAGCCCCTTACGTTCCTGCTGGCCGGCGTTGACAACAGGAGCGGCAGCGGCGGGACGATGAACACGGATGTTATTATGCCGGTTGTCTATGAACCTGCTACCAGACGTCTGTCCATTTTGTCTATTCCCCGGGATTTGAAGCTTACAAGCAGCGAGCTTGGCACGCACAAAGCAAACTATTATTATGCCTATTACTATGCCCATAACAAGGGTGAAGATTTGCAGAAGACGAGAGAATTCTATGGCAGCCTGCTGCAGATGGACATTGATCATATGATCCTGGTTAATTTTGCGGCCTTCAGCAGCATTGTGGATGAGCTGGGCGGGCTGGATATCGATGTGCCGATGGATATGCGGTATGTGGATAATGCGGATGGCACCAATATTAATCTTAAAAAAGGGATGCAGCACCTAAACGGCAAAGAGGTGCTCGATTTCGTCCGTTACCGTAAATCCAACCGCGGAACTGCAGAATCGTCCGACTTTTCGCGCAATGAACGGCAGCAGGAAGTGCTGAACCTGATCCTCGACAAGCTGGATTCCGTTAGCGGTATAACCAAGTGGGGCGAGATCATTGATATTCTCGGTGATAATATCCGCACGGATATCGACAAGGATCAGCTGGTCAGCTGGATTCTGAACTACAAGACGATGAAGCCCGCCACAAGTGAGCTGATCACGCTGGAGTCCCAATGGAAGAGTCCTTACGTCTATGCGAACGAAGAGGATTTACTGGAGAAGCTGGAGAAGCTTCGCGGCCCGCTAGACCTGCCTGCACTGGATAACCGTCAGCTGCTTCATGATTTCGGTATTCTGAAATAG
- a CDS encoding bile acid:sodium symporter family protein — protein MLLKLNRILNRMMPLITPLSVLTGVLCGSALTPYTHLSPWLFAFMTFAGSISLGVKDFVNVLKKPLPLFVCLFILHIAMPLVAFGLGNLLYYTDHFTITGLVLAAVIPTGISSFIWVSIYKGNTALTLSIILIDTLLAPFIVPGVLSVLIGTSVEMDTWAMMSSLFWMIVVPSLLGMVLNEWSKGAVAPVWSPRLNPFSKLFMAVVIMINGSVISPYLANIDLKLVGLATVIVFMASTGYVLCFLTARMLRWNEADEVALIFNGGMRNISAGAVLAVSYFPAPVAVPVVLGMVFQQLLASLAGFILGRRSKVSHPADRTSAA, from the coding sequence ATGCTTCTCAAGCTGAACCGTATACTTAACCGGATGATGCCGTTAATTACACCGCTTAGTGTGCTTACCGGAGTGCTCTGCGGCAGCGCCCTGACCCCTTATACCCACTTATCCCCCTGGCTGTTTGCCTTTATGACCTTTGCCGGGAGCATCAGCCTTGGTGTCAAGGATTTCGTAAATGTACTCAAAAAACCGCTGCCCCTGTTCGTCTGTCTGTTTATCCTCCATATTGCGATGCCGCTGGTCGCTTTCGGGCTCGGAAATCTGCTGTATTATACAGATCACTTTACCATTACCGGCCTGGTGCTGGCCGCTGTTATCCCTACCGGGATCAGCAGCTTTATCTGGGTCAGCATTTACAAAGGCAACACCGCCCTTACACTGTCCATCATTCTTATTGATACCCTGCTTGCCCCGTTTATTGTCCCGGGGGTATTATCTGTGCTGATCGGAACCAGCGTAGAGATGGATACATGGGCGATGATGAGCAGCCTCTTCTGGATGATAGTAGTGCCTTCTCTGCTTGGAATGGTGCTCAATGAATGGAGCAAGGGTGCAGTCGCTCCGGTCTGGAGCCCGCGCCTGAATCCCTTCTCCAAGCTGTTCATGGCCGTTGTCATTATGATTAACGGGTCGGTGATCTCGCCGTACCTGGCTAATATTGACCTCAAGCTGGTCGGGCTGGCAACCGTGATCGTGTTCATGGCCTCCACCGGCTACGTTCTCTGCTTCCTGACCGCCAGGATGCTGCGCTGGAATGAAGCTGACGAGGTCGCGCTGATCTTCAACGGCGGCATGCGCAATATCAGCGCCGGTGCTGTCCTCGCTGTATCCTATTTTCCGGCTCCGGTTGCTGTGCCGGTAGTTCTCGGCATGGTATTCCAGCAGCTGCTCGCTTCGCTGGCCGGCTTCATTCTCGGCCGGCGCTCCAAAGTCAGCCATCCGGCAGACCGGACCTCAGCGGCCTAG
- a CDS encoding TetR/AcrR family transcriptional regulator, whose protein sequence is MDNETPRTDPRVLRTRQLLKNALIELLEEMDIEKISVNRIAERAGINRVTFYLHYRDLPDMLERMADEMVEDIYKVVSSHPEQASGEEWPLLESLLKHIEANSRLYKVTLTFRHSTIFTDRLVKLIEDMITSRLARQGGNPESAVQRDIALWYGSAALIGTIVKWLRRDMPYTPAYLARQITLLRSR, encoded by the coding sequence ATGGATAATGAAACGCCGCGTACCGATCCCCGCGTATTGCGCACGCGCCAATTGCTGAAGAATGCACTGATCGAATTGCTGGAGGAAATGGATATCGAGAAAATCTCGGTGAACCGCATTGCTGAGCGGGCGGGGATTAACCGGGTGACCTTTTATCTGCATTACCGGGATTTGCCCGATATGCTGGAGAGAATGGCGGATGAGATGGTGGAGGATATTTATAAGGTGGTAAGCAGTCATCCCGAACAGGCGTCGGGAGAGGAATGGCCGCTGCTGGAGAGCCTGCTGAAGCATATTGAGGCTAACTCGCGGCTGTATAAGGTGACATTAACCTTTAGGCACAGCACGATTTTTACGGACAGGCTGGTAAAATTGATCGAGGATATGATTACGTCGCGGCTTGCACGCCAAGGGGGGAATCCGGAGTCGGCAGTACAGCGGGATATTGCGCTCTGGTACGGCTCCGCAGCGCTGATCGGCACCATCGTCAAATGGCTGCGCAGGGATATGCCTTATACCCCTGCGTACTTGGCCAGACAGATTACGCTGCTGCGCTCGCGGTAA
- a CDS encoding DHA2 family efflux MFS transporter permease subunit: protein MSTVTDNNNPIKKGPILFIMILGAFLATLNQTVMSVAVPGLMKDFGIAASTAQWLTTGYMLVNGVLIPITAFLMQRFTTRELFQTSMFVFLAGTVVSALASSFPVLLTGRMIQAAGAGIIMPLLTNVILALFPREKRGAAMGMVGLAIIFAPAIGPTLAGYILEHYSWETMFYGMIPLTLIVIVCGFIYLRNVSERTYPKIDLISVVLSTAGFGMLLYGFSQAAGSGWSSSEVLLTLGTGIVALALFVWRQLASQNPLLDLRAFKYNMFSLTTLISVAVTIVMYADMMLLPLYLQNARGYTALESGLLLLPGALIMGLLMPVTGKLFDRFGAKWLAVTGLLIMILTTLGFVNLTDSTSFTYLVLMSTGRRIGMALLLMPIQTLGLNQLPSKLNAHGTAISNTTRQVAGAVGTSLLVTVMTSRTTVHMKEMLAAGGAQGGTQEHMIMEASIQGINDAYLVIVGIGILGLLLSFFIKKVGPAAGKQSGQPLKQAVTENV, encoded by the coding sequence ATGAGCACAGTAACAGACAACAATAATCCCATAAAAAAAGGCCCCATCTTGTTCATTATGATTCTGGGTGCTTTTCTGGCGACGCTGAATCAGACGGTCATGAGTGTTGCTGTTCCGGGACTGATGAAGGATTTCGGCATCGCTGCCTCGACAGCCCAATGGCTGACCACCGGCTATATGCTCGTTAACGGGGTACTGATCCCGATTACAGCCTTCCTGATGCAGCGCTTCACTACCCGTGAGCTGTTTCAGACCTCGATGTTTGTTTTCCTGGCGGGGACGGTGGTATCGGCGCTTGCCTCTAGCTTCCCGGTCTTGCTGACCGGACGGATGATCCAGGCAGCCGGGGCCGGCATTATTATGCCGCTGCTGACCAATGTAATCCTGGCCCTTTTCCCCCGGGAAAAGCGGGGCGCGGCGATGGGCATGGTCGGGCTGGCTATTATTTTTGCGCCGGCAATCGGCCCGACACTGGCCGGATATATTCTGGAGCATTACAGCTGGGAGACTATGTTCTACGGCATGATTCCTTTGACGCTCATAGTCATCGTCTGCGGATTCATCTATCTGCGCAATGTATCTGAGCGGACTTATCCCAAAATCGACCTGATCAGCGTAGTCCTCTCCACCGCCGGGTTCGGCATGCTGCTGTACGGCTTCAGCCAGGCTGCCGGCAGCGGCTGGTCAAGCAGCGAGGTTCTGCTGACACTGGGTACAGGAATTGTTGCACTCGCCCTGTTTGTATGGCGGCAGCTGGCTTCGCAGAATCCGCTGCTTGATCTGCGTGCCTTCAAATACAACATGTTCAGCCTGACCACGCTGATCAGCGTTGCGGTTACAATCGTAATGTATGCGGATATGATGCTCCTTCCGCTCTATCTGCAGAACGCCCGCGGCTACACTGCGCTGGAATCCGGCCTGCTGCTTCTGCCGGGCGCACTGATCATGGGGCTTCTGATGCCGGTTACCGGCAAGCTGTTCGACCGGTTCGGAGCAAAATGGCTGGCTGTCACCGGCCTGCTCATCATGATCCTCACAACGCTCGGCTTCGTGAACCTGACCGATTCGACCAGCTTCACTTATCTGGTGCTGATGTCTACCGGCCGGCGGATCGGGATGGCGCTGCTGCTGATGCCGATCCAGACACTCGGCCTGAACCAGCTGCCGTCGAAGCTGAACGCGCACGGCACCGCCATCTCCAATACAACCAGACAGGTAGCCGGCGCTGTCGGAACCTCTCTGCTGGTTACGGTAATGACGAGCCGCACGACCGTACACATGAAGGAGATGCTGGCTGCAGGCGGTGCCCAGGGCGGCACGCAGGAGCATATGATTATGGAAGCATCCATCCAGGGGATTAATGATGCCTACCTGGTTATCGTAGGCATCGGCATCCTCGGCCTGCTGCTCTCCTTCTTCATCAAGAAGGTCGGGCCGGCCGCAGGCAAACAATCCGGCCAGCCGCTTAAGCAGGCTGTGACGGAGAACGTCTGA
- a CDS encoding YheC/YheD family protein produces the protein MKAIKADPLQSKWFKTKLLLRSSFIKRYIPDTRRFSKSNLEQMIYSYGMIYVKPERGTYGNGVIRAERGERGGFTYQYEETVRQFDTFEAFHKSLAKKAGRKKYLIQKGIHLLKHNSRRFDIRVMVQVSPKGALEATGIIGRLGHPRKIVTNYHSGGKPMAIETLLQSHLSPHRLAQLTEELNTLGVRMAAHMQKTYPKIHQIGVDVGLDRSLIPWIIEVNMMPDPYIFNQLKNKSMYKKVMRYRRAQLKKTQ, from the coding sequence AGACCAAGCTGCTGCTGCGGAGCAGTTTCATTAAGCGCTATATTCCGGACACCCGGAGATTCAGCAAAAGCAATCTGGAGCAGATGATTTACAGCTACGGAATGATCTACGTGAAGCCGGAGCGGGGAACCTACGGGAACGGAGTGATCCGTGCTGAGCGGGGAGAACGGGGGGGCTTTACTTACCAGTATGAGGAGACCGTCCGCCAGTTTGATACGTTTGAAGCGTTCCATAAAAGTCTGGCGAAGAAAGCAGGCCGCAAAAAATACCTGATTCAAAAGGGCATTCATCTGCTGAAGCATAACAGCCGCCGCTTTGACATCCGGGTGATGGTACAGGTAAGTCCGAAGGGAGCCTTGGAGGCTACCGGCATTATCGGCCGTCTGGGCCATCCGCGCAAAATTGTGACGAACTACCACAGCGGCGGCAAGCCGATGGCCATTGAAACACTGCTCCAGAGCCATTTGTCCCCGCACCGGCTGGCCCAGCTTACAGAGGAGCTGAATACGCTTGGTGTGCGCATGGCAGCCCATATGCAGAAGACGTACCCGAAAATTCATCAGATTGGTGTGGACGTAGGTCTGGACCGGTCGCTGATTCCGTGGATTATCGAGGTAAACATGATGCCGGATCCGTATATTTTTAACCAGCTGAAGAACAAATCCATGTATAAAAAGGTAATGCGCTACCGCCGGGCACAGCTGAAGAAGACACAGTAA